The genomic stretch ATAAAgaagaaaagttaaagaaaatcaAAGATCTCTCCAAAGATAATTGCAAGTCTATAAAAGAGGAGAAAATTTTTAAGGTAGATAAAGACAAATGTTTTAAAGAGAAAGCTTTTAAAGAAGAGAAGCTTAAAATCCACAAAGATGACCAGAAAAGGGCAAAGGACAAATTTTTGAAGGGTGAAAAACATCTGAAACAGGAAAAAGAAAAATCTGCAAAAGATGACAAGGAAAAACTAAAACAAGATAAAGTTCAGAAAGATGAATCGGATTATGAAGATCCGAAGACTAGGAGTCACTTTCTAGACACTGATGATCGGTTTAGTGTGTCCGATTTCGAAGAAAAATGGTTTTCAGATTTGTCGTCCAATTCTTCTCTGTTTGATGTCAAAGGGGAAGCCAATTGGTGTTTTCCAATGAAAGATTTCAAAGAACTCAAAGATGGTGCAACAGGGAAAATGGCTGCTGAAATTATGAAAGAAGAATATaaggaaaagagaaaagaatcCAAGTTTAAAGATAAGCGAGAACTGAATGAAAAGCGCTGTGATAAAGACTGCTTACGAAGGACAGAACGTGACTATGTTgataaaagtgcagagaagaaaaAAGATGAACTTGATAAACATAAACTGGGACAGGGCTGTTtccaagaaaaagagaaaaggaggAAAGAGTCTACTGAAATTATTAAAGACAGAAAAGATAAAGAAGGCATTGAAAACACTAAAGAGCGAAAAGACagcattgctgaatccattaaGGAAAGAAGAGAGTTTAAGGGAAAGCCAGATGATGTCTCTAAAACAGATTCTGAGTGTGGAAATGAAAACTTCTTCAAAGAAAAGCTTGAATGTGATTTCATTGGAAGGGCATTGGAAGCAAGGGAGAGGCATTATTcaggaaaagagaaggaaaaaaaggatggaactgaaaagaaggaaaagataAAAATTGAAAAGTGCAAAGAAAGATCGAAGGATAGAACATCAGTTGAAAtcgagaaagaaaaaaatgagaagAGCATGGCTGATAAATTCTTAAAAGACAAAGATGTGGATAAAGAAAAACTATTCAGAGAACTGGGTGGTTTCAaagataaaaaggaacaaaaggaAAAGATCAAAGATAACTTCAGCCGAGACAAGGACAGAAAAATGTCATCAGAACTTGGCAAAGAGAAGAGAGACAAAAGTGTAACGGAAAAACATGCAGAAAAAGATAAGGActttaaagaaagaaaagagaaagaaaaaacagaTAAGCATAAAGGAATTGATATGGAACTTGGAAAAGAAAATACTTGGCATAGCATAGCAAATGACATCTTCACAGATGAAAGTGGAGACGAGTTTGATTATTGTGACAAAGAACTTGGGAGTAATGAAATGTGCAAAAGTGACTTACTGCATGACAAGGAGGAGGCTAAAGCAGAGAAAGAACTGTTTCCTCATGAGAAACACCGAAAATACTCAGGTGATAAACAATATTCAGTCGAGAAACCGAGAGAAAAAGATAAGAAAAAGGATAAAATAGTAACCGACTATGTGAAGGATAAGAGAGAAAAATGCTTGCCTGAAAAACACAAAGAAAAGAAGGAGAAGGAATTAGTTGATAAATTTAAAGAAAGGAAGGACAGAGTATCGACAGATCCAAACATAGAAAAGAAAATTAAGCCAATGCTTCTAGAAAAGTTAGAAAAACAGCACTCCAGTGATGAAAAGTTGAAAGGTAAGCCAAAAGAAAAAACTGACAAAGAACTTTTCATTAAAGAAAGGAGGTTATCAAAAGGAATTccagtagaagaagaaaagaaatgctCTGAAAAACTACAAGGTTCAACTTTTAATGAATTCAAAGAGGACTCCGCTGACAAAATCAGTGAAGTTTCTTCTGACAGCTTTTCAGAGCGAGCACATGATTCCACAATGGGCAGTTCAAGTGAAGGTTTGAATGCTGGTCAAGACAATGCAGATGAAAAGTTGAAGGATTCCCTAAATGTTTTGTATCAACATGAAAAAGGCAAAGAAAAGGAGAGAAACAGACATCTGTCATCATCATCAAGAAAAAATGAGAGAGACAAGATGAAAAAAGAAAAGCGGGATAAGTCAGAGGAATTCAGAGAAACTGCTGGTAAACGAGATGGTCCAGTGCTTGAACGAGAGCCATTAATGCCAGATGGAGATTGccaaagtcaatctttaaaagctGAGAAAAATGATGAATTAGACAAAAGTGGAGATGCTGTTTTAAATGAGAAGAAAGATAAGAATGAATCTGAAAAGGAATTATCTAAAAAAGTAGAGAAGGTCTCTAGTGTTTTTATTGGTATTAAGgatagagaaaagaaaaagagagacaaACATAAGGATAAGTCGAAAGATGACAAAGAAAAACACAAGGAAAAACATGGAGAATTAACTATGGTATTCAAGAATTCAAAAGAAGAACATAAATCAAGTCTGAAAGAGTCCTTCCCTTTAGTTAGAGAGTTGAGTGGAaacaaagaaaaaggaaaagatgaCTGTTCAAAAAATATTGAAATCAGGCAGAAGGAAAAAGTCAAAGAGAgttcagaaaaggaaaaaaatgaatcttATAAATTTAGAACCACAGAAAATGATAAAATAAACCAAACTAAGGAGGTAACACGCAAGGACATGAAACCCAAGGAAAAACTTCTTGGTGATGGAGACCTGATGATGACCAGCTTTGAACGTATGCTAAGTCAGAGAGATCTAGAAATTGAAGAACGTCATAAAAAGCATAAAGAACGAATGAAACTGAAGGAAAGGATGAGATATAGGTCAGGAGATCCCAAGTTGAGAGAGAAAAGCCGAAGTACGGAAGAAATGCGCAGAAAAAATTTTGATGTGTTAACAAAAAAATGTTCGCTTGATTCTCAACAAAAGGATAAAAAGCTTAAGGACCAAGGACCAAACCAAATTATGGCATTGGATGCAAATACAAAGATTCAGCCAGTTACTTGCCCTGATGTGAAAGACTGGCTCCCAGCTCCTGGACTGAAAACAAATTTACCTGCTTCTCCAAGATCTGATCAAGATCAGCCAACAGATGTTCCAAAGATGACTCCAATGGTTTCTTGTCCAAGTTATGAAGATTTACTGCCTGCTCCCCATATGCCTAACTGTGTGAATGAAGATTTTGCTGATCTGTTTGAAGGAATAGAATCCCAGAATTCAGTGATTATGTCAGCAATATCCATGAATGCCTGTTCTCCTACCTTTTTTGATAGATATATAAATATCCCCACAACTATTCAAGGCAATCCAAATCAGACATCAACCAGCCTTTTTCGATCCATGTCAATGGATACCAAAAGGCGACAAGAAGGACTTGATGTTAATTCTGAAAAGATCTTCAGGCAACAGAGTGTTCCTGCTTCAGCAGCGTATGAAACTTCTATTCCACAGCCAATGGAGGAAAACATGGTTGGTCATTCAGAGAGATTATCTGGCTTGTCACCATGCGTTTCACCTGAGTATGGAATTTCCTCACCACAACTGGAACAGCCCCATTCTAGAGTTGCAAAGTCATTCATTGAAAATCTTGCCCCTCAGCCTGAAAGTGTTCTTAATCATTTGCATGAAAAACAATTGTCATCACAAAACCCTGATCCATTGGAACAATCTCTAGATAGCTTAGTTTCTGATTATGCCTTGCCATTAGATTCTTCAGAGCAGCAACCAAATACTACTTCAGCTTTAAATGCCAGTTTTGTGCCTACATCTGGAGACCCATTTATTTCCAATGAGTTAGCCCAGAATAAGCTAAGCTATCCATCTTCTCCACACAGACCAAGTGAACAGCTAACCCTCAGCCCAATGAGTAACTCTTTGGAGCATTCTGTGAATTGGTCAATGGGTTCTGAGTTGAACCTGAAATCACCTAGTTCATTCAGTGAAAATACCAGACCACTTTGTCCCTCAGACATCATACACAGTACCGCATTGCCATTTGTTTCATCCATGTTATCTCATTTTCCTGAATGCCCTGTCCAGTGTCCAGGATCAGTGCCTGACATGGAGCAAGATGAAAACAGAAGTAATATGTCAGGAGTGGACCAAAGGGAAGAGTCAGTCGCATTGGACAGTGCTTTTCAATTTGTGTCTCCAGTTCAAGCAAATTCACCATTTGATACCTGCAAGCCACTTCCTGACAAACCTTGCACTGTTGTGTCAGAAATGCACAATGTGGTTGTGGAAACGCCACAGGAACAAATTAAAGGTTCAGAAAAATGTGATGAGCTGCAACAAAATACTGCTGCTATGCAACAAGAGCCCCCTTTGCCATGGTCTGATTCCTTTCCAAATTCCATTGATGATCTTGATTTGGGGCCATTTTCACttccagtgctgccattacaagaCAAAGAAGATCCTGACATAGAAATGACAGAACCCAAATCTGAAGAAAGGGCCAAGATAAATGAAGCTAGTGATCCTGTAGTTATTACACATAGTGATGGTGCAGGTCATGCTGCTGTCTCAACAGGGGAAGAAGAACCTGGAGCTATCAGTGAGATTCTAAAAGCAGTTGCTACATCAATGGGAGATCACATTGAAGATACTATAGAACAAAAGTTAAGTGCTGAGGAAACCAGAAAAAGGGGTAATCAGCAAATTTCACTGCAGGAGACTGAAACAAGTACAGAATTTGAAGATGTGGCTATGGCAATTACTTCTAATTCATTGGTAGAAGACACCGTAGTCAAAGTGCTTGAAACAGCAGAAGCAGTGTCCAAACCTGTGACTGATGCAACAAAGGCAACCAAAGTAGAAGATATTCCTCAACGGATCACAAGGAACCGTGCACAAATGTTGGCTAATTTGAACAAGCAAAATAATGCGATCACCCTAGAGAAGGATATTCCTTCAGCTCAGTTAGGAAAGCCAAAAGGACGCATCATAGAGGAGGATGATTCACAGGTACAGCATCCACGCAAGAGAAAAATTCCTCGTGCAAATCATCAACCAATGATTCTCAACCCATCAGTGCAGCAGACTCGAGAAATGTTCCAGCAAACATTGGCAGCTATTGTTGATGCAATTAAATTGGATGACATTGAACCATATCACAGTGACAGATCAAACCCCTACTTTGAGTATCTTCAAATTcgtaaaaagattgaagaaaaaCGCAAGATCTTGTGCTGCATCATCCCACAAGCACCTCAATGCTATGCTGAATATGTCACCTACACTGGTTCCTATTTGTTGGATGGAAAACCTCTTAGCAAACTCCATATCCCTGTGGTAAGTGGAAATCATTCTATTTCCCAGTTTTCTTGTGTTGCTCTGTGGGTTCATTGGATGCAGTCTCAtccattcatttaatttttaGTAGCTTGCCAAGGTTGTGATCATCCATGAGTTATTCATGACTTGAATGTAATCATAGTTCTGAAGTTTCAGAATGTCCAGTTACATATATTTGGGCACTGAATTGCAGCTGATAACCAAACTTTGCCAATTTGTTACCACTCCTAATGGcttctaaattattttttatgaAAATTTGAAGAGAGTTTACAATTCACGCAAGTAGTTCTGGACAAAGTAGGTAACCTATTGAAATTTTTTTGTGTGACATCTGAAAAATGATGCACATTCAATTAATGCACTGGAGGGATCAGATGTACAGTGAAAGTTAtgcttgtcagagtacatacatgacatcacatacaaccctgagattctcttttcctctgggcaa from Narcine bancroftii isolate sNarBan1 chromosome 10, sNarBan1.hap1, whole genome shotgun sequence encodes the following:
- the ankrd11 gene encoding ankyrin repeat domain-containing protein 11, whose product is MPKGGCSKTPLSEDYPFNIDMVEKQSGKKDKEKISCNKTPKLDRSYGGKEVKEKASKRKLPFTIGINIGDQKDSDTEKQGPERKRVKKEVTARRSGLFGTGIRASCPLSERQQVALLMQMTAEESANSPDRTPKHPSQSIFGQKRTPSSASKTKDKVNKRNERGETRLHRAAIRGDARRIKELISEGADVNVKDFAGWTALHEACNRGYYDIAKQLLAAGAEVNTKGLDDDAPLHDAANNGHRKVVKLLLKYGGNPHQSNRKGETPLKVANSPTMVNLLLGKGSCSSSDESSTETSEDEDAPSVAPSSSIDGNNTDSEFEKGLRHKIKRQELSKIVTAVKDEYEFDEDDEEDRVPPVDDKHLLKKDFRKDLKTNRCISFPKLETKTYSKSSLLTPKKTPRRILSDTNSSDEEDRLMRFSPPLARPSVCSSLPVASSKQRESPVKKQKKEKPKVKKIWKKDMKNKEGRLDKVEEQFNSSATESNDSESEEEDMGSIQSGRSLKDSYVSQKESAMFSSLSASCSTSQGSYASSKHIPGLVRQHSKPWQADGWKSNMSPVWSDVSSLSDSVRTRLTSESGSSSEDSSLESVKQEKRDHRKKNLADVDEPEKKMAEDIFKILNADEIVQKFDKQGKVVKKHKMKHKHKMKDKGRSQNMLTGNDKFSKGLTLETDELKQKLGKSLEAENLSIDRVKIVKHDKEQLKKEEKEKLFKVKSEEKDWILKDEVGKAYKEEKLKKIKDLSKDNCKSIKEEKIFKVDKDKCFKEKAFKEEKLKIHKDDQKRAKDKFLKGEKHLKQEKEKSAKDDKEKLKQDKVQKDESDYEDPKTRSHFLDTDDRFSVSDFEEKWFSDLSSNSSLFDVKGEANWCFPMKDFKELKDGATGKMAAEIMKEEYKEKRKESKFKDKRELNEKRCDKDCLRRTERDYVDKSAEKKKDELDKHKLGQGCFQEKEKRRKESTEIIKDRKDKEGIENTKERKDSIAESIKERREFKGKPDDVSKTDSECGNENFFKEKLECDFIGRALEARERHYSGKEKEKKDGTEKKEKIKIEKCKERSKDRTSVEIEKEKNEKSMADKFLKDKDVDKEKLFRELGGFKDKKEQKEKIKDNFSRDKDRKMSSELGKEKRDKSVTEKHAEKDKDFKERKEKEKTDKHKGIDMELGKENTWHSIANDIFTDESGDEFDYCDKELGSNEMCKSDLLHDKEEAKAEKELFPHEKHRKYSGDKQYSVEKPREKDKKKDKIVTDYVKDKREKCLPEKHKEKKEKELVDKFKERKDRVSTDPNIEKKIKPMLLEKLEKQHSSDEKLKGKPKEKTDKELFIKERRLSKGIPVEEEKKCSEKLQGSTFNEFKEDSADKISEVSSDSFSERAHDSTMGSSSEGLNAGQDNADEKLKDSLNVLYQHEKGKEKERNRHLSSSSRKNERDKMKKEKRDKSEEFRETAGKRDGPVLEREPLMPDGDCQSQSLKAEKNDELDKSGDAVLNEKKDKNESEKELSKKVEKVSSVFIGIKDREKKKRDKHKDKSKDDKEKHKEKHGELTMVFKNSKEEHKSSLKESFPLVRELSGNKEKGKDDCSKNIEIRQKEKVKESSEKEKNESYKFRTTENDKINQTKEVTRKDMKPKEKLLGDGDLMMTSFERMLSQRDLEIEERHKKHKERMKLKERMRYRSGDPKLREKSRSTEEMRRKNFDVLTKKCSLDSQQKDKKLKDQGPNQIMALDANTKIQPVTCPDVKDWLPAPGLKTNLPASPRSDQDQPTDVPKMTPMVSCPSYEDLLPAPHMPNCVNEDFADLFEGIESQNSVIMSAISMNACSPTFFDRYINIPTTIQGNPNQTSTSLFRSMSMDTKRRQEGLDVNSEKIFRQQSVPASAAYETSIPQPMEENMVGHSERLSGLSPCVSPEYGISSPQLEQPHSRVAKSFIENLAPQPESVLNHLHEKQLSSQNPDPLEQSLDSLVSDYALPLDSSEQQPNTTSALNASFVPTSGDPFISNELAQNKLSYPSSPHRPSEQLTLSPMSNSLEHSVNWSMGSELNLKSPSSFSENTRPLCPSDIIHSTALPFVSSMLSHFPECPVQCPGSVPDMEQDENRSNMSGVDQREESVALDSAFQFVSPVQANSPFDTCKPLPDKPCTVVSEMHNVVVETPQEQIKGSEKCDELQQNTAAMQQEPPLPWSDSFPNSIDDLDLGPFSLPVLPLQDKEDPDIEMTEPKSEERAKINEASDPVVITHSDGAGHAAVSTGEEEPGAISEILKAVATSMGDHIEDTIEQKLSAEETRKRGNQQISLQETETSTEFEDVAMAITSNSLVEDTVVKVLETAEAVSKPVTDATKATKVEDIPQRITRNRAQMLANLNKQNNAITLEKDIPSAQLGKPKGRIIEEDDSQVQHPRKRKIPRANHQPMILNPSVQQTREMFQQTLAAIVDAIKLDDIEPYHSDRSNPYFEYLQIRKKIEEKRKILCCIIPQAPQCYAEYVTYTGSYLLDGKPLSKLHIPVIAPPPSLCEPLKELFRQQEAVRGKLRLQHSIEREKLIVSCEQEILRVHCRAARTIANQAVPFSACTMLLDSEVYNMPLENQGDEKTSVRDRFNARQFISWLQDVDDKYDRMKTCLLMRQQHEAAALNAVQRMEWQLKVQELDPAGHKSLCVTEVPTFYVPMVDVNDDFVLLPA